Below is a window of Planctomycetaceae bacterium DNA.
AACTCCGGACCGGTCAGGCGGGCCTTGTCTTCCTCCGTCGGGGCGATGAAAAGCCAGACCGGTCCGGCGTTGTCCGCCGCCTGGCTGAGTTTGCCGCCCTCGATCTGGAAGCACGTCAGCATCGCCGACTCCGCCGGATGCCCCCCGCCGCCTGCGGCGCCGCATCCGACAAGGGGATGATACCGCGCTGCACGCCGCCAGACCGAATACCTTTTTTCCACTACACAAAAACTTTCGCCGGCATTCCAAGGCTATAATGCAGCCGGATTTTCCGGACCATCAAAGGACCCCCCCGTGACCGAACGCATCAAACGCCTGCTAGCCATCACGCTGCGAAGCTGCGGCATGCACGACCCCCTCGCCGGCGAACTCGCCCGACAGGGCGACGAACGGGCCGCCGGGCTCAGCGACATCCTCCGCCAGGCCCATTCGCTGGCCCACTACTACCGCCACTGCACGCTGGTCGTTGCCGACGACGAACTGATCGTCGGCGGCGGGCTGCTCAACATGCTCCCGCCCGGAAAGAGCGGCGCCGTGGGCGAACTGCCCGCCGTGCCCATGACCGTCGAACCGCATGTCCAGGGCAGCGACCCGTTCATGACCCAGGGCCTCGTCCGCGGCGCGGGCAATCACACCTCCGTCGATTACGACACGCTGCTGGCCGCCGGGTTCCAGGGCCTCATCGACCACATCGACCGCCGCGCAGCGCGCCTGTCCGCCGAAGAATCGCCAGCCGGACAGGGTGGCATGGCGACACGCGCAGCGGGTCGCCATGGGGCATCTGACGACAAGAAGGAATACCTCGACGCGCTGAAGATCTTCGCCACGGCCTGCAGAGACCTGGGCCGGCGCTATCACGACCACGCCCTCGAATTGGCTGCCAAAGAAACCCGCCCCGCCCGCAAGGCGGAACTGGAAGCCATCGCCGCCAACTGTCAGGCCGCGACGGGCGCCGGTCCGCAAACCTTCTGGCAGGCGTGCCAGTGCCTGTGGTTCGGGTTCTATCTGCTGCCCGACGCGCCCGGGCGGGTCGACCAGTACCTCTGGCCGTTCTACCAGCGCGAGACGGCCGCAGGCACCCTGACGCGCGAGCGGGCCGGCGAGTTGATCGCCTGTCTGTGGATGAAGTATTTCCAGGTGCATGGTTTCAGCACGCCCAACATGGCCCGCCACCACCTGACCCTCGGCGGCCTGCGCGGCGACGGCAGCGACGGCGCCACCGACCTGACGGACCTGTGCCTGGAGGTGTTCGAAGAACTGCGAATCCCCAGCCCGCAGGTGGGCGTGCGCTGGCACCGCGGCATGAGGCCCCAGACGCTGCGCCGCGCGGTGGCGGCGTTGCGTAGCGGAACCGGCAGCCCGGGGTTCTGCTCGGATGAGCAGATCGTGCCGGCGCTGGTCGCCCTCGGCGTGGCGGTCGAAGACGCCCGCGACTTCGCCATGTCCGGCTGTCACGAGATCATCATCACCGGCAGAGCGCACATGGGGTCGGTCGAGTGCTTCCTCAACATGCCCAAGCTCATCCGCATCGTGCTGGGGCTCGAGCCGGCCTTTGCGCCGCTGCCGGAGATCAAACTCGACAGCATGGACGCGATCTGGCGGGCCTTGACGATGCAGATGGAACGCCTGGCGCTGTCGATGCACGACTACTCGTACGCCCGCGATCAGCATGCCGCCCAGTGGGTGGCCCTGCAGGCCTCGCTGCTGACCCGCGACTGCATCGACAATGTCAAAGGCTTCTGGCAGGGCGGCGCCCGGTACAACTTCTGCAACTGCGACATCATCGGCGCGGCCAACCTCGCCGACTCGCTGGCCGTCATCGAGCAACTGGTCTTCATCGACCGCGCCGTCACGCTCGAAAACCTCGCCGCCGCCCTCGCCGACGACTGGGTCGGCCACGAAACGCTTCGCAGCCGCGTCCTGCAGCGCCTGCCGCACTTCGGCAATGACGACGCGCGCGCCGATTCCATCGCCGCCCGCATCATCACCACCTTCTCAGACCTCATCGCCAGGCACCGCCCCTACCGCGGCGGCCGCTATACGCTGGGGACCCTGGCGGGAGTGGAGAATATGCACATCTCGTTCGGCACGGTCACCGGCGCCACCCCCGACGGCCGCAAGAGCGGGCAGACCTTCGCCTCGAGCCTCGCCCCGGCCCCCGGTCGCGACACCCGCGGCGTCACGGCCATGCTCAACTCCGTCGCCGCCCTGCCCCACCGCCTGCTGCCGACCTCGACGACGGTCAACGTCAAACTCGACCCGTCGCTGCTGCGCGACGACGAGGGCATCGACAAGATCGCGGCGCTGATCGAAGGGCACTTCCGAGCCGGCGGGCAGCACCTGCAGATCAGCATGGTCAACCGGGCGATGCTGCTGGAGGCCCGGCGGAACCCCGCCCGCTATGGCGACGTGATGGTCCGCGTCGCCGGCTACAGCGCCCCGTTCGCCTCGCTCACGCCCGACATCCAGGACGAAATTCTCGAGCGCACCGAGCACGGACTATGAAACCGCACAAATTAATCGGCTGCCGAGGCCGGTCCAGTCGAGTACATTGCCGACCATGATTCCACGCGAACGAGTACTGGCGGCCTTGGAGCACCGGGAAGGCGACCGCATTCCCTGGGGCGAGCATTTCATCGACTACAACGTGTACGAGGACATCCTCGGCCGGCCGACGCTGGTGCATTCAAAGTTCCGCGAGACGCAGGCGTACTGGGACGGGCGGCGCGACGACATTGTCGCCGACTACATCCGCGACGGGGGCGACCTGATCCGCGCGCTCGACATGGACATCTACACCGTCGGCATGATGGCGCCGAAGGGCTACGCGCCCAAGCCGCTCAAACGGATCGACCA
It encodes the following:
- a CDS encoding pyruvate formate lyase family protein, which encodes MTERIKRLLAITLRSCGMHDPLAGELARQGDERAAGLSDILRQAHSLAHYYRHCTLVVADDELIVGGGLLNMLPPGKSGAVGELPAVPMTVEPHVQGSDPFMTQGLVRGAGNHTSVDYDTLLAAGFQGLIDHIDRRAARLSAEESPAGQGGMATRAAGRHGASDDKKEYLDALKIFATACRDLGRRYHDHALELAAKETRPARKAELEAIAANCQAATGAGPQTFWQACQCLWFGFYLLPDAPGRVDQYLWPFYQRETAAGTLTRERAGELIACLWMKYFQVHGFSTPNMARHHLTLGGLRGDGSDGATDLTDLCLEVFEELRIPSPQVGVRWHRGMRPQTLRRAVAALRSGTGSPGFCSDEQIVPALVALGVAVEDARDFAMSGCHEIIITGRAHMGSVECFLNMPKLIRIVLGLEPAFAPLPEIKLDSMDAIWRALTMQMERLALSMHDYSYARDQHAAQWVALQASLLTRDCIDNVKGFWQGGARYNFCNCDIIGAANLADSLAVIEQLVFIDRAVTLENLAAALADDWVGHETLRSRVLQRLPHFGNDDARADSIAARIITTFSDLIARHRPYRGGRYTLGTLAGVENMHISFGTVTGATPDGRKSGQTFASSLAPAPGRDTRGVTAMLNSVAALPHRLLPTSTTVNVKLDPSLLRDDEGIDKIAALIEGHFRAGGQHLQISMVNRAMLLEARRNPARYGDVMVRVAGYSAPFASLTPDIQDEILERTEHGL